CGCTCCAGGTCACGGCCACATAGCACCACAGATGCTCCTTCACGTGCCAATTCCAAAGCCACACTTTTACCCAAACCCTGACTGGAAGCGGCCACAAAAGCCACCTTGTTATTCAATCCTAAATCCATAATCTATTTCCTCAAATAATCATCCGTTCCGTTCAACCAGTCCTCTCTTGGCGGAGCCCAGGTATCCATTTCCTCCACTTCACCAATCATAAGTGCTTCATGAGGCAGGTTGGCTGGGATCACAATGGTATCTCCCGGGTGAAGATCGACCACCTCCGACTTATCCGCTCCGAACCAGAACCGCATCGTACCCGAGATGCAATGTGTGACCTGCTCATTCTCGTGTTGATGCAGGGGCACCCGGAAACCGTCCTTGAACTTCATTTTCGCAATCATCACTTTTTCACCCGCAATGATTTGGCGATGCATCATGGGAGTGACCTCTTCTACAGGCACATTGTCCCAATTGTGTTTTGTTACTTTCATGATCTGGTTTGTCGTTATTTTATCAATCCCAGTTTATCGGGAATCTGTTTCATGATCTCATCCACCCAAAGTTTATACATTTTACCGGATGGATGCAGGCCGTCATCAGCGATCAATTCAGGATCTGACTTTGCCTGTCTGGATATTCCTGTAATATCAATGAATGGTATATACCTTTTCACCGTTTCATCCTTTTTCACCTGGTTATAAATATCTATCTCTCTTGCGATGGCTTGTTGATCCCTGTCTTTTGCAAACGGTGTCGCCCCCCAATCCGGGATAGACAACACAAATACATTTGAAGACTTGCCACCGGCAAAGCGTACAGCCATATCCAGCAGTTGATTGTATTCCTTTCGATATTCCTCCACATCCCTTCCACGATATTGGTTATTCACTCCAATGAGCAATGAAACCAGGTCAAACGTATCCGCCACCTCTTCCTTTTCTATACCGGCCATAAGTTCATCGGTTGTCCAGCCGGTAACAGCAACAATTTGCGGATCTTCCAGCATCACCCCCTGCGCAGAAAGCTCCTCCTTCAGGATGACCGGCCACCGATCCTTTTCAGCCACACGTTCACCAATGGTATAGCTATCACCTAATGCCAAATATGTCTTTGTTTTTTGTTGTCCTGTCATGGTAGAAATTTGAATAGACTGATCATTCCTCACATCAATTGAATACAAAGAATCTCCCAGTATATTAACCGCGGCTATAAAAAGAAAACCTGCATTGATGCACGATGACCACATGGCTTCAATATTACGGATTTCCATGCAATTACAGGCCGGCATTCAATACTGCAAAATGATTAGATTCGCTTTCACGAAATCACATGGCACATGAACCGGATCAGAATTCCATTAATATTCTTGTTAACGATAAATGCCTTACAGGTTTTTTCCCAGGAAGTAAAGGACTTTGACCTCCAAGACAACGGACCTGAGAAAGAGATCAACTGTGCCCTCTTACGTAGCACACTGAATGATCTGCCAGTGGAAGAAAATTTCAGTCTGCATCTGAAGGATAATCACATTTGGCTCATGGTCTCCGAAGATCGTTGGTTTGACAAACTTTTTGCCAATGATCAGACCGGTCTGGCAGTGGACATTATCAGGAAGAGTCAGTTTACCTGCGGTCAAAAGAATAGCTGGGCGCCATCTTCCATTTACCGTGGCGAACTGCTTCCTCCGGTTTATAGCCCTGAACTCAGAAAGAAGAAGGCAATGGATAAGGACGGTATTGTTTGGGTGGATTTGGGCTCATTACCGGAATCGATGGCGGGAGATGATGTGGAACTGAATCTGTTATTGCTGCAGGGCAAATTCCTTTGTCAATATATCCAGTATTACCACCTGCCACTTTTACAATGGGAATTACTGAAGATGGGAATGTACCGGGATACACTTCTGGCATCCAAACCAGATGATGCAAAGGGCCAGCAAATCATCACATATCAAAAAGAATTTCGATTTGTTATACCCTTTGAAAAAGACAAATACGAATACAAACCTGCGGACATCCAACCACTAAGAGACTCCCTTCGCCTTACGGACTTCATCATTAAATCTATTGACATAAGAGCCTATTCATCCGTAGAAGGCC
This is a stretch of genomic DNA from Flavobacteriales bacterium. It encodes these proteins:
- a CDS encoding SGNH/GDSL hydrolase family protein; translation: MEIRNIEAMWSSCINAGFLFIAAVNILGDSLYSIDVRNDQSIQISTMTGQQKTKTYLALGDSYTIGERVAEKDRWPVILKEELSAQGVMLEDPQIVAVTGWTTDELMAGIEKEEVADTFDLVSLLIGVNNQYRGRDVEEYRKEYNQLLDMAVRFAGGKSSNVFVLSIPDWGATPFAKDRDQQAIAREIDIYNQVKKDETVKRYIPFIDITGISRQAKSDPELIADDGLHPSGKMYKLWVDEIMKQIPDKLGLIK
- a CDS encoding SDR family NAD(P)-dependent oxidoreductase, with the translated sequence MDLGLNNKVAFVAASSQGLGKSVALELAREGASVVLCGRDLER
- a CDS encoding cupin domain-containing protein — translated: MKVTKHNWDNVPVEEVTPMMHRQIIAGEKVMIAKMKFKDGFRVPLHQHENEQVTHCISGTMRFWFGADKSEVVDLHPGDTIVIPANLPHEALMIGEVEEMDTWAPPREDWLNGTDDYLRK